Genomic DNA from Leucobacter triazinivorans:
TGGCATCGACGGTCTCGATCGCATGCGTGCCGAGGTAGTAGGGCGATCCGGGGTGCAGCACCTGCTCGAACGCCGAGCTGCGATCGTCGAAGTACCCCGCTGCGACCAGCGCGTCCGCGATGTGCGGCCGGCCGACGGTGCGGACGTCCTCGTCGCCCACCACTGTCTCCCACGTGATCGCGTAGTCGATCGACACGCGGCGCACCATCTCGCGCGCACGCGTGCGACGTGCCGTGCGCACCTCGGCGAGCGCCTCGAAGAGCTCGCCCGCGGCCGCGTCGATCCCGTATCCGAGCAAGTGCCGGGATCTGCCGGCGTGCTTCGTCGTGATCTCGATCCCTGGCACGAACTCGATGCCGTGCTCTCGAGCCGCGAGCCGCGCCTCATCCCAGCCGTCGACCGTGTCGTGGTCGGTCAGGGCGAACCCCGCCAACCCCAGCCGCGACGCCTCCCGGGCGATCTCTGCAGGGCGGGTCGTGCCGTCCGAGAAGACCGAGTGCGTGTGCAGATCGAATCCCCGCTGCGTCCCGGATGGTGCCATCCCTGCATTCTACGCGGGCGGCCGGCCCGAAAACCGCGATCGGCGCCCGGGCGCCCGACAGCGGCGCGCGTCAGCGGCGCCCGGCGCACGTCAGCGGCGCCCGGCGCACGTCAGCGGCGCGCGGCGCACGCTCCGATGGAGGTGAGAGGATGGAGGCATGACCGACACCGCCCAGGCCACCCACGAGGTGGAGATCGACAACAGCAACCGCAGCACCACCCCGCAGACGGACGCATTCGCAGACTACATCTCGGCGCACTGGGCGGAGCGGCCCGAGTCGATGCCCGAGCAGAGCGCTGCGGCGCCGTTCGCAGCGCGACGTCGCGCAAGCCTCGGAGCGCTCTTCCCCGGCACTCGGCTCGTGATCGCCGCGGGGGCGATGCAGCAGCGCTCCAACGACACGTTCTACCCCTTCCGCGCGCACAGCGCGTTCGCCCATCTGACGGGCTGGGGTGCAGACGCCGAGCCGGGTGCGATCCTCGTACTCGACCCGGTCGCAGGGGTGCACGAGGCCACCCACACCGCAACGCTCTACTTCCGCGAACGCGCCGGACGCGACAGCGACGAGTTCTTCGCGAATCCCGAGATCGGGGAGTTCTGGATCGGAGCGCGCCCGTCGCTCGCGCAGGTTTCGGCAGCGCTCGGGATCCGCACCGCAGCGCTCGCCGAGTTCTCGCCCGGCGCAGAGGATCGCTCGCTCGGCCTGGCCGAGGACGACCTCGAGCTCGCCCGAGCGGCCTCCGAGCTGCGACTGGTCAAGGAC
This window encodes:
- a CDS encoding PHP domain-containing protein yields the protein MAPSGTQRGFDLHTHSVFSDGTTRPAEIAREASRLGLAGFALTDHDTVDGWDEARLAAREHGIEFVPGIEITTKHAGRSRHLLGYGIDAAAGELFEALAEVRTARRTRAREMVRRVSIDYAITWETVVGDEDVRTVGRPHIADALVAAGYFDDRSSAFEQVLHPGSPYYLGTHAIETVDAIRMVRAAGGVAVLAHPAAFRQRRPSSPDELRALAAAGLWGVELHHPENRMDWLPPLEAAAAELGLAATGSSDYHGVGKPNRLGERTTDPAVVARLRDLVVVPR